The proteins below are encoded in one region of Mauremys reevesii isolate NIE-2019 linkage group 15, ASM1616193v1, whole genome shotgun sequence:
- the LOC120383085 gene encoding olfactory receptor 6N1-like, translating into MADRDWGNQTAITEFIILGFGDLPDLQILLFLMFQVIYMATVAGNTLIIVLVVTDQHLHTPMYFFLGNLSCLETCYTSTILPRLLASLLTGDKTISVNGCFTQLYFFGSLGCIECYLLAAMSYDRYLAICKPLHYSTLMNSRFCLQLAGGSWLNGFLAVTIVFLFLSQLIFCGPNEIDHFYCDPIPLMELSCSDTHLVILLDFILVSVFTLPPFLLTLISYACIIATILRIPSTSGRQKAFSTCSSHLIVVTIFYGSIMIVYLLPKHDTLRDLNKVVSLCYTVLTPLVNPLIYSLRNREVKEALCKAIIRTGVVGG; encoded by the exons atggcagacagagactggGGAAATCAAACGGCCATCACGGAATTCATCATTCTGGGATTCGGGGATCTCCCTGACCTGCaaattcttctcttcctgatGTTCCAAGTGATCTACATGGCAACCGTGGCTGGGAACACCCTCATCATAGTGCTCGTTGTGACTGAccagcaccttcacacccccatgtacttcttcctgggcaacttgtcctgcttggagacctgctacacctcaaccatcctgcccaggttgctggccagtctcctgactggggacaaaACTATCTCAGTCAATGGCTGCTTCACACAACTGTATTTCTTTGGTTCTCTGGGATGTATAGAATGCTATCTCCTAGCAgcgatgtcttatgatcggtatttagcgatATGTAAACCCCTGCACTATTCAACTCTTATGAATAGTAGGTTTTGCCTCCAattggctggtgggtcttggtTAAATGGTTTTTTGGCTGTTACCATCGTTTTCTTATTCCTATCACAGTTAATATTCTGTGGCCcaaatgaaattgaccatttctatTGTGATCCCATACCACTGATGGaactctcctgcagtgacacccACCTGGTCATATTGCTGGATTTCATATTAGTCTCTGTATTCACCCTGCCACCATTCCTACTAACCTTGATATCCTATGCGTGCATTATCGCCACCATCCTTAGAATCCCTTCCACCAGTgggaggcaaaaggccttttccacctgctcctctcacctgatTGTGGTGACAATTTTCTATGGATCCATAATGATTGTATACCTGCTGCCGAAACATGATACACTGCGAGACTTGAACAAAGTGGTCTCTCTTTGCTACACGGTCCTGACTCCCCTGGtaaaccccctcatctacagcctgagaaacagagaggtcaaggaagCCTTGTGCAAAGCAATCA tcaggactGGGGTTGTGggtgggtga